One region of Quercus lobata isolate SW786 chromosome 2, ValleyOak3.0 Primary Assembly, whole genome shotgun sequence genomic DNA includes:
- the LOC115966585 gene encoding uncharacterized protein LOC115966585, whose amino-acid sequence MDELAQSWSRLKLSDREGPGCCLIDDDSKEKFSITTKFLTKRAINMEVIAKTFNPLWRAKNGFKIQSFGDHKILFTFDNREDVERILEGEPWTFDKHLVAMSQYDNESSLQDLRFEKTKLWVQMHGIPMKFMTLEAAKKICSVLGDVFMPTDPKIFDGGEGGKQVWISFKYERLPNMCYWCGQLTHDDKDCELWIDNEGTLTPEQREFGPFLRAPPFVAKKRSSGTPEDIDSGQTSDSSGESVPEQPHGVIASINISFEDEEIIGSLRRNEGDGIYMEDLVNQNGIMEIIIEDLKTPKETKIAGEGSNEELSLA is encoded by the exons ATGGACGAATTGGCTCAGTCATGGAGTCGGCTTAAGTTGTCAGATAGAGAGGGACCAGGGTGTTGCTTGATTGATGATGATAGTAAGGAGAAGTTTTCCATTACTACAAAGTTTTTGACAAAGCGAGCCATTAACATGGAGGTCATAGCGAAGACGTTTAACCCGCTATGGAGAGCCAAGAACGGTTTCAAGATCCAGAGTTTTGGAGATCATAAAATTCTTTTCACATTTGATAATAGGGAGGATGTGGAGAGAATCTTAGAGGGAGAACCATGGACTTTCGATAAACACCTGGTGGCAATGAGTCAATATGATAATGAGTCCTCGCTTCAAGATTTAAGGTTTGAGAAGACGAAACTATGGGTTCAAATGCATGGAATTCCAATGAAATTTATGACATTAGAGGCTGCGAAGAAAATTTGTAGTGTTTTGGGGGATGTTTTCATGCCGACGGATCCAAAAATATTTGATGgtg GTGAAGGAGGTAAGCAGGTGTGGATATCGTTCAAATATGAAAGGTTGCCAAATATGTGCTACTGGTGTGGACAACTAACTCATGATGACAAAGACTGTGAGTTGTGGATTGACAATGAAGGTACTCTTACTCCTGAGCAACGTGAATTTGGTCCATTTTTGAGAGCTCCACCATTTGTTGCT AAGAAGAGGAGTTCAGGTACACCGGAAGACATTGATTCAGGCCAGACCTCTGATTCTAGTGGAGAAAGTGTACCGGAGCAGCCACATGGAGTAATAGCTAGCATTAATATCAGCTTTGAAGACGAGGAAATAATTGGATCATTAAGGCGTAATGAAGGGGATGGGATTTATATGGAAGATCTGGTCAATCAAAATGGAATTATGGAAATAATTATTGAGGATTTGAAGACTCCTAAGGAAACCAAAATTGCTGGTGAGGGAAGTAATGAGGAGCTAAGTCTGGCTTAG